A single genomic interval of Daucus carota subsp. sativus chromosome 1, DH1 v3.0, whole genome shotgun sequence harbors:
- the LOC108220826 gene encoding extensin-like codes for MANLKAILLSLAFMVSIISTVVTADDYGMFLRKSSPPPPKYERPPYYKTPPPPYVYKSSPPPPSPYIYKPPPPFYVYKSPPPPSSPPPFPPSPPIKSPPPPFIYGSPPPPPPSPLIPPPSPHVYSPPPPLSSPPPPLTSPPPPLSSPPPPTFSPPPPPLSSPPPPLYSPPPPTFPPPPPLSSPPPPLTSPPPPTIFPPPPPLSSPPPPSYSLPPPTFSPPPPPLSSLPPPPTFSPPPPLLSPPPPPTISPPPPPLSSPPPPSYSPPPPTFSPPPPPLSSPPPPLSSPPPPTPQSPPPPSFSPPPPLSSPPPPLSSPPPPAFSPPPPPLSSPPPPITSPPPPTISPPPPPLLSPPPPSYSPPPPTYSPPPPPLSSPTPPLTSPPPLILSPPPPPLSYPPPPSYSPPPPTFSPPPPPLSSPPPPLSSPPPPTPQSPPPPSFSPPPPLSSPPPPLSSPPPPASSPPPPLLSPPPPPTFSQPPPALSSPPPPSYSPPPPTYSPPPPPLSSPPPPLTSPPPPIFSPPPPPLSYPPPPSYSPPPPTFSPPPPPLSSPPPPLSSPPPPTPQSPPPPSFSPPPPLSSPPPPLTSPPPPAFSPPPPPLLSPPPPLYSPPPPTFSPPPPALSSPPPPSYSSPPPPPLSSPPPPLTSPPPPTFSPPPPPLSSPPPPPTFSPPPPPLSSPPPPLSSPPPPTPQSPPPPSISPPPPLSSPPPPPIFFPPPPPLSSPPPPLYSPPPPAFSPPPPSLVSPPPPVYTSPPHPVYSPPPPPPQLSTPPPHPIPPPPAPYYYISPPPPSSLSSPPPTYYNKSPSPPPPRYY; via the coding sequence ATGGCAAACCTTAAGGCAATTTTACTAAGTTTGGCCTTCATGGTCAGTATCATATCTACTGTTGTAACAGCAGACGATTATGGAATGTTTCTTCGGAAATCATCACCACCTCCGCCCAAGTACGAGAGACCTCCTTATTACAAAACACCTCCACCACCTTACGTCTACAAGTCatctccaccacctccatctccctATATTTACAAACCCCCACCGCCATTCTATGTATATAAATCTCCTCCTCCACCCTCCTCACCACCTCCCTTCCCTCCCTCACCACCAATTAAATCTCCACCTCCGCCTTTCATCTACGGttctccaccaccaccaccaccgtcTCCATTGATTCCTCCACCATCCCCTCATGTATATTCACCACCTCCACCACTATCATCTCCCCCACCTCCATTGACatcaccaccacctccattatCTTCACCACCTCCACCAACATTTTCCCCACCCCCTCCTCCACTATCATCTCCACCACCTCCACTATACTCACCGCCGCCACCAACATTTCCACCACCTCCTCCTCTATCATCTCCCCCACCTCCACTAACATCACCACCTCCACCAACAATTTTCCCACCCCCTCCTCCACTATCATCTCCGCCACCTCCATCATACTCACTGCCGCCACCAACATTTTCACCACCACCTCCTCCTCTATCATCTCTCCCGCCTCCACCAACATTTTCACCACCCCCTCCTCTATTATCTCCCCCGCCTCCACCAACAATTTCCCCACCCCCTCCTCCACTATCATCTCCGCCACCTCCATCATACTCACCGCCGCCACCAACATTTTCACCACCACCTCCTCCACTATCATCTCCCCCACCTCCTTTATCATCACCACCACCTCCAACACCACAGTCACCTCCCCCTCCATCATTTTCACCACCGCCCCCTCTTTCGTCACCTCCACCCCCGTTATCTTCACCACCTCCGCCAGCATTCTCCCCACCCCCTCCTCCACTATCATCTCCACCACCTCCGATAACATCACCACCTCCACCGACAATTTCCCCACCCCCTCCTCCACTATTATCTCCGCCACCTCCATCATATTCGCCGCCTCCACCAACATATTCCCCACCCCCTCCTCCTCTATCATCTCCCACACCTCCATTAACATCACCGCCTCCACTAATACTTTCCCCACCCCCTCCTCCACTATCATATCCGCCACCTCCATCATACTCACCACCACCGCCAACATTTTCACCACCACCCCCTCCACTATCATCTCCCCCACCTCCATTATCATCACCACCACCTCCAACACCACAGTCACCACCCCCTCCATCATTTTCACCACCGCCCCCTCTTTCGTCACCTCCACCCCCATTATCTTCACCCCCTCCGCCCGCATCTTCCCCGCCCCCTCCACTATTATCTCCACCACCTCCGCCGACATTTTCCCAACCCCCTCCTGCACTATCatctccaccacctccatcatACTCACCGCCGCCACCAACATATTCACCACCACCTCCTCCTCTATCATCTCCCCCACCTCCATTAACATCACCGCCTCCACCAATATTTTCCCCACCCCCTCCCCCGCTAtcatatccaccacctccatcatACTCACCACCGCCGCCAACATTCTCACCACCACCCCCTCCACTATCATCTCCCCCACCTCCATTATCATCACCACCACCTCCAACACCACAGTCACCACCCCCTCCATCATTTTCACCACCGCCCCCTCTTTCATCACCTCCACCCCCGTTGACTTCACCACCTCCGCCAGCATTTTCCCCACCCCCTCCTCCACTATTatctccaccacctccattatACTCACCACCCCCGCCGACATTTTCCCCACCCCCTCCTGCACTATCatctccaccacctccatcatACTCATCACCGCCACCTCCTCCTCTATCATCTCCCCCACCTCCATTAACATCACCGCCTCCACCAACATTTTCCCCACCCCCTCCTCCACTATCATCTCCACCACCACCGCCAACATTTTCACCACCACCTCCTCCACTATCATCTCCCCCACCTCCATTATCATCACCACCACCTCCAACACCACAGTCTCCACCCCCTCCATCAATTTCACCACCACCCCCTCTTTCGTCACCTCCACCTCCGCCAATATTTTTCCCACCCCCTCCTCCACTATCatctccaccacctccattatACTCTCCACCGCCACCAGCATTTTCACCACCACCCCCTTCACTAGTTTCACCACCGCCTCCTGTGTATACATCACCACCACATCCCGTATATTCACCACCACCACCGCCGCCTCAACTCTCAACTCCACCTCCACATCCAATTCCTCCACCGCCTGCACCTTATTACTACATCTCCCCaccacctccttcatcactctCTTCGCCACCCCCAACCTATTATAACAAGTCCCCATCACCTCCTCCGCCTCGTTACTACTAA